The genomic stretch AAGTATCATGGCATTTAGAACCTTCGGGCAAGTTCTCCGTACAATCTTTGTATGCCAAACTATCGCAAGGGGCTTCGGTTGCTTTCCACAAGGACGTCTGGTCAGCCAAAGTTCCTCTAAAGATTAAAATTTTCGCTTGGCAGCTCATCCTCGACAGACTACCCTCCAGCAAGCAAATCGCGACGCGCCACGGCCCCGCCTCGGGTAACTGCGCCCTTTGTGGCCAAATGGAAGATGCGGGCCATATTTTCTTCGCTTGCTCTCTTGCAAAATTCGCCTGGAGTGCAATCCGTGAGATCCTCGACCATGAATCGGAACCCTGGAAACTTCCCACAGTTCCATGCTATTCTTTCCAACCTTGCGGGAAGGGCCCGTAGGCTTTTGTGGTTTCTCTTTCTCACCCAATCTTGGGCCCTGTGGAACATTCGTAATAAACTCACTATCGAAAAGAAAGTGATTAACCATCCCGCTAACGTGATTTTCAAAACTGCTCTCTTTATACAGCtatggagcggcaaggcaaagtcAAGCGACAGGGAGGGCCTCCGGTGGGTGGAGAACAAGCTGAGGGAGCTATACGCCGCCGTGAGACCAGGACAACCAAGCCAGTGAAGACTTAGTTTATCTTGTCCCTGGAGCATGCCCCTGCTACTTCTGTGTTTTCGTCTAGTtctcccttgttcttcctctagtTTGTCGTTCCgtttggctaagctgtatgccgcagcactGTAAACCTTGTTGaacctgagggctttattaatttaaagtcgggcacgttgttgccttttatctaaaaaaaaatcttCGTCTGGTttgtcctcctcctccatgccatACATCTGCAAGTTTGGATCTAATGAGTCCGTATAGATGTAACCAAGCATGGCATTGAACACGTTTGCCTCCATGTCTTGGATCTGTATGGCTGTAGACATAGCACCCTCCTTCATGGGGCCAAAGAGTTCTGCCATGAAGACTGGAGATCGGGCTGCAAGCACACACCGGTGTGCGGCGATTGTCTCGCCGCTGACCTCGAACGTCACATCGGCACCCACTTTAGTCTGAAAGAGATGGTTATAATGCTGAAATATGCCAGAAAGCGGCACCTCGGCGACTCTGCTAAGGTCCTCATTCACCATGATATCACATCGGATGGTGAAAGAATCATTCTTGAGGTTCTTTGATTGCTCAAGGGCGCATCTTCTGATAAACCCCCCGTGGCCCAAACCAGGACGACTCTTGGAGAAGATGAACGTTCCGGTTTCACGAATGTAGGCTGGATTTTGCCACACAACCTGATCGACGAAGCTGAACTCCCATTGCACCTTCACGTCCTTTGCAATATTGTCATCATGAAGGACAATGTATAGAGAAATAAAGTCGGCATTGCGTGGGACGTCACCACAAGGGTAGTACACGATGTACCAGCGATGGCCTCCTACCATGAAAGGGCGAGAACTGATGCCCTTGCCATTGGGTGCGCGTTTGGTATGCGAGTAGCCTTCGACCACGAGGAGGTGGTACCCGCTGGCGGCGCCGGCATCCGTGACCGATGTGGTGGAAGGGCAAAGCTCGCCGTTGGTTAAGATCGAGACTCCAGCGAAGGACATAATGATCAGCGAATCTGCAAGTCAATTGGTAGCATCTACTCAATTACCAGTAACTAGAACGCCATAGGCACttgattgaaggttcagagttgagATCGTGTAGCCGAGGGCAAACCTGCAGGTCCCCGAACCGCACGAAGTCGACGCTCCCGTGCCCACGCACGGCGCCGTCTCTGGGCGCACCGTTCTGCGCGGCTGCGCCGACAAGCCGCGCCGCAATTGCGCTAGGCCCTGCAGATGCACGAGTCGCTGTCACTCCCCCGGCGAGACAGAGTAGCTACGGCGGCTCGTCGGTGCGTACTGCCAAAGGATGTTAGGGTTTACGACTAGCTCTGCTAGTTGGATTAATAGGCCTATAAGTACCTTTTTCAGCCCACGAGTGGCAAGGCAAGCCCACCGCTCACGGCAGTCTCCTCGGAAAAacagtactacctctgtccataaatagatgacaAAAATTTgtgtaaatttgaatgtatctagttaCGATTTATAGATGCATGTAAATTTAGATAATTTTtttgcatctatttatggacggagggagtagtattctgTTCTAgaaaggaaaggaaaaaaaactaaaGAAAACCGATAAAAAGGCATTTCATTACTTAAGCATTACATTCAATCTTTGCATAACTAAGATACACATAACCTCCTAAAACTAATACCAAAAAATGAAAGTATGGCAAGATATGATAAATCATCTCGACCCTGTAAGCTGTAGGGCACCGGTGTTGAAGGACCAATCCGAAGATCACACCATCAACCATGTTGGATAAAAGTATCCCTCGTCGTGTTCTCCGATCCAACCGTTAGACAACTCCATAAATAGTTCTTGAAACTCCCTGTAGTACCGTTATAAACCTTgttatttctacatagccatagcgaccaggTAAGTATTTTAAACCTATGGTCCACACCGTGTTTAGCTAGTTGCCGGAAATATTACCAAcaggtataagagcatctccaccggcagccccgataccggccccgatagcgatttgggggtcGGCGTCGTTTTTAGGCTCGCACcgtgcgccccaaacggcgccggctagttttcgagctcaatagaatcgccggcatccccATGCCggtcccttcgccaagggcgcgaatcgggtgcGCCGgtgcctcgcggaacgacggttttcgcgggtaggggcgccttgtcagcgagaggacgtgaCGGTTTGCATCGgccgcgacgcgggaaggttggtcgtcggcgtttaatggtctccacgcggaaaccgaggcggccatgagggcagcgactggccacacgacgtccagtcgcctacgccgctggaaatgtgggtagttgccaccgctatatagtacgtacgctgtcaaccaccgccgccgctccattctctcaTCTACACCTCAAAATGCCGCGCCGTCTGAAGACCACCTACTCGATGCTTagcctcaacggccgcgcgctgcctccaccaccaccgcagccggagccgcagcccgacgcggagtacagctccgacgaggacgaggacccaCGGTTCGCGGCGTGGCACGAGGTCTACGTCGCAGACGCGGAAGCAGAGGCGGCGCAGTGGGGCGAGCCGACGCAGGCCCCCGcccacccggagcaggcggcgatcctcgcgTCGTTGAACGCCCAACGCTACCAGCGGTTGAAGGAGGAGGCGCGTGAGTTCGTCAACGACGCAAACCTCGAGCACGTCCTCGAGATCTCGCACCAGCGAGCGGACACGGAGGAGGTGGGACGCctcctcatggaggcggagcgacagaagctcgcagagctcaacgctcatcgccactacgagGCGTTCGCCCGCGAGCAGGCGAGGCGCGCCGAGATCGAAGCTTCTTGGGAGAGGCTGGAAGCGCGGGGATAGCATCGTCGGCAAGCTCCTGCGACaccggccgccatgctccaccgctagatgcgcgaagcaagggatgagaagcgggcacggacgcaggcggcaatggcgaagaacgacgacgaggtaGGACCGTCGAGTGCCCCAACCGACGGCCAGTAGATcaggattaagtttaagttttagttatgtttaaattcgagttacttttgtataaatttcgtatgaatttcggtttttaaatttcaaaatctatcgggACTGGCGGAtgggaggcgccggtgtgggagcagcatccccaaatagaggatgttgtgccagCGCCCCCCATACGacagtgtcggcgcccctgccgACGACTATTTAAGGGctaccggtgaagatgctctaaggtaGAATCTACTTAAATGACTAGCCATATAGCCCTAGGgaatcttcttcctgcggaaggccCAGGAACTATAATATCTTGTActccaaatatatatatattctatATATATTCTATAAGAGTCACCAAAACAAACACGAAATAAAATATTACGGTTCTACAATTTAGACAATGCAAAGACCTTTTGATATCTCACAAGAGTTAGCACGTGGATGCTGTCTACGTAGGAGGTGAGGCCGAGCGCATGCGTCGTGACTAGGTCCATCTCCAAGTTTGACGCACGTGCTCCAGATGAACCCAACCAAAGCTCCGTCGACCGTCGCCATCGGAGAAATCAAGCGAGACGCACGGCGGTAATCAAGCCGCGCGTGTGCAGATATGTGAAACTTCTGGGCGCGTTCGTTTCCCAGGGATTAGCCGGCGACAACGACGCATACAGTATCTTCGCCATGGACGAAAGAATTCGAGGCTCACTCTGTcagcatatgcttggaggagtagCTCGTCGATGGATTCTAGCTTCTTAGTTTTCTTCTACAGCCCGGCCGTCCGTGTGTCAGCTGGTTGACCCCGTCATCGGATAGAAGGCTGTGTCGGGTGTCACTGTTAACTTGAGCGGTTGCTTCCCCGTAGAAGGAAAACTTCAAGTGGTTGCTGTCTTGCTGGTAATTAAGCAGCTTGTCATAGCCGACGCTACACTGCCGAAGCTCGTGTTTGTTGGCCAGACAGTCCAATGATTTTTCGATATGTGACCATtgctccggcctctgcatcaatagatacaCACAGTCATATCTTTTATTAAAGAACgaagttcaaaaaaatccaatgataaaataaaaaaagagaaTCATACAATAGTCTTTTGGATGGAATGCAGACGCTAGCTGATGCTTCATCTGAAAGCTAGGATATAGCTCTTTGGCCTGTTTCCTTAATTATTAAATGGTGACCCTTTCTTGCACTGCGGAGCTTCACGTGTCAGTTTGATTGCTCGCATAGATTTTTCCTTTTTTAGGTTTTGGTCTGCCAGACCGAGCTTTGGTTTGTCTCTGTATTTCGTTTGAATGCCAACAATGAGTTTTGGCGGAGTTTCCTTCCGTTGTTTGTTTACCCGCGTAGGTGCCATTAACTTGGTGCTAGAGAGAAACTAAGGTGATTGGTTATAGTACGTAAATCTATGTTATGGTTACCAACTTCAAATGTGGTGAGACTCAAAGCTTATTACACGCAAGTAGCACCCATaacacatactacctccatcctaaggCTTAAGgtctatttttttttagaaagtcaaactatgttaaatttgactaagtttttatcaaaaatcatcaacacgaaaagtacaaaatcaatatcatttgatagataatgaaatatatttacatatggtacctacaaaatattatatttattcataaattcttctaaaaatttgatcaaactttacttcgtttaattttctgaaaaaaatataggccttaacccTTAGGATGGAGATAGGTACTACACTTAGACATCAGATTAATATGCAGGTTAACACATGTGTCAGGGGGCTCACATGCCCCTTATGAAAAGCTACCATCATGCGGCGTATCTCATGCCCCTGAAACATCAAGGGTTAAACCCTTGACCAAAAGGCACCACATAATTAGTTCATTAGTTCATAGGTTCATTAATTCACCATGCTAAACTATTACTACTTACAAACAAAcatagataaacaagcatgtcgtgGCCAAGGCGTGGTTAGGGTAGGCGTACTGCATGGCGGTGGAGCTGTTGGACTTGTAGATCATCGTCTTCAGAACAAAGGCTCGAATTTAAACTCTGCCATGTTGTTGTACTGGAGATCGTACTTCTGGACGATCTCTAGCCAATTCCTCCACAACACCATCTGGCCGCCATGATAGGCGACTTGCACCCACTCGCCGCACTAGCGGCAAGCGGACCCCCCGACGCTACAAGGTGGTGGGATCTTGATCCACTCCCTCAAACCCCGCTAGGACGCTGGTGGAACCACTAGTAGGGAAaggcttataggcggagcttagttctgtggcgcaccagaataaatgcgccacagaaagattttttgtggcgcacgaggaagaatgcgccacaaaaataagctatttttgtggcgcactactgcgccgtgcgccacaaaaattatgtggggcccacatcctgccaccaccaattattagtgtaggtatttctgtggcgcacatggcttgctgcgccacagaaataagtgtttctgtggcgcactggctctggtgcgccacagaagtagttgattctgtggcgcacttgtctttggtgcgccacagaaatagcgccttctataaccacccgtaccccgatacgtctccgacgtatcgataatttcttatgttccatgccacattattgatgttatctacatgttttatgcacactttatgtcatattcgtgcattttacggaactaacctattaacaagatgccgaagtgccgattctttgttctacgctgtttttggtttcagaaatcctagtaacgaaatattctcggaattggacgaaatcaacgcccagggtcctattttgccacgaagcttccagaagtccgaagaagagacgaagaggggccacgagggggccacaccctagggcggcgcggcccccccttggccgcgcggccctgtggtgtggggccctcgtgccgcctcttgacctgcccttccgcctacttaaagcctccgttgcgaaacccccagtaccgagagccacgatacggaaaaccttccagagacgccgccgccgatcccatctcgggggatccgggagatcgcctccggcaccctgccggagaggggaatcatctcccggaggactctacgccgccatggtcgcctccggtgtgatgtgtgagtagtctacccctggactatgggtccatagcagtagctagatggttgtcttctccccattgtgctatcattgtcggatcttgtgagctgcctaacatgatcaagatcatctatacgtaattctatatgttgcgtttgttgggatccgatgaatagagaatacttgttatgttgattatcaaagttatatctatgtgttgtttatgatcttgcatgctctccagttactagtagatgctctggccaagtagatgcttgtaactccaagagggagtatttatgctcgatagtgggttcatgcctgcattgacactgggacgagtgatgaaaagttctaaggttgtgttgtgctgttgccactagggataaaacattgatgctatgtctaaggatgtagttgttgattacattacgcaccatacttaatgcaattgtccgttgctttgcaacttaatactggagggggttcggatgataactcgaaggtggactttttaggcatagatgcggttggatggcggtctatgtactttgtcgtaatgcccaattaaatctcactatactcatcatgatatgtatgtgcatggtcatgccctctttatttgtcaattgcccaagctgtaatttgttcacccaacatgctgcttgttttatgggagagacacctctagtgaactgtggaccccggtccaattctctttcttgaaatacaatctactgcaatacttgttctactattttccgcaaacaatcatcttccacacattacggttaatcctttgttacggcaagccggtgagattgacaacctcactgtttcgttggggcaaagtactttggttgtgttgtgcaggttccacgttggcgccggaatctccggtgttgcgccgcactacatcccgccgccatcaaccttcaacgtgcttcttgactcctacttggttcgattaaaccttggtttcttactgagggaaacttgccgctgtgcgcatcacaccttcctcttggggttcccaacggacgtgtca from Lolium rigidum isolate FL_2022 chromosome 4, APGP_CSIRO_Lrig_0.1, whole genome shotgun sequence encodes the following:
- the LOC124647856 gene encoding BTB/POZ and MATH domain-containing protein 1-like produces the protein MSFAGVSILTNGELCPSTTSVTDAGAASGYHLLVVEGYSHTKRAPNGKGISSRPFMVGGHRWYIVYYPCGDVPRNADFISLYIVLHDDNIAKDVKVQWEFSFVDQVVWQNPAYIRETGTFIFSKSRPGLGHGGFIRRCALEQSKNLKNDSFTIRCDIMVNEDLSRVAEVPLSGIFQHYNHLFQTKVGADVTFEVSGETIAAHRCVLAARSPVFMAELFGPMKEGAMSTAIQIQDMEANVFNAMLGYIYTDSLDPNLQIDEREGEQGRGTLHVLDAVMWMQHLFVAADRYGLQRLKLICEEYLSEHMTVNSVMSTLALADQHQCPDLKEACVRFLRVQTIACLQNLIANDREHITRACPFCSKGARCQACLKSVIDQIIATIR